AAATGGAATGAATATAAAATTTAGTTATAAAGGTGTATTTTTATTACTATTTGGAGTGATATGTGCGAATTTACTTTTTGTACCTTTATTAAGAATGCTAAATTTATCACAAATGCATAGTATATGGCTCGTTACAAGCATTGCGGCAAGTGTTTTGCTTACAGTAGTTGTTTCTTTCATTGATGGATCGTTTGCGTCGAAAGCTCAGTTGTTTTTTAGATTTATATTATTTTCGATTGGTTGTACGTTTGTAACTTACATGATTGTTTTTTAGTAAATAGGAGGTCATGCATGTTATGTATATTGTAGGGATAATGTCTGGTACATCGTTAGACGGAATAGATGTAGCACTCGTTTATATAGAAGGAAGCGGTGTAGATTCTAAAATCGAACTCATCCATTTTACTACAGTTCCATTTTGTCATGATATAAAAAATGAAATACAACAATCCTTATCAATAGAAAATTCAAATGTTCAACTTATATGCAGTTTGAATTTTAAGCTCGGTTTATGTTTTGCCAATGCTGTAAAGGAAGTTTGTAAAGAGGTCAATCTTTCTTTGAAACAATTAGGTTTAATAGGTTGTCATGGACAAACGATTTATCATCAACCAAAGCAAGATGATAATATGATACCTTCCACATTGCAAATTGGGGAACCAGCAGTAATAGCATACGAAACGAACACGACGGTTATCTCAAATTTCCGAACGATGGACATGGCAGCAGGAGGACAAGGTGCACCACTTGTACCATATTCAGAGATTATTTTGTATCGTCATCCAACTAAAAATAGACTACTACAAAACATTGGTGGGATTAGAAATGTTACAGTAATACCAAGTCACTTAAGTGATAAGAGCGTTATAGCTTTTGATACTGGTCCAGGGAATATGGTAATTGATGAAGTATGTCAAAGGTTATTTCAGTTGCTATATGATCAAAATGGTAGGATTGCAAAACAGGGAGTAGTTGTAGATGAAATTTTGACTTATTGTATGAACCATCCATTTTTGAAAATGAATCCACCAAAATCAACTGGTAGAGAACAGTTTGGAGAAGAATTTGTAAGTGAATTATTGAAGCGATATGAAAAGCATAGTAAAGAAAATATATTGACGACTGTCACGATGTTTACAGCAAGTTCAATTGTTCATCATTATAAGGAGTTTATTCTGCCATATTATGAAATCGATGAGGTGATTTTAGGTGGTGGGGGAAGTTATAATGATACACTTGTTGAAATGGTACGAAATGGATTGAAAGAAGAAAAATGCGCAATATGTATTCAAGAAGATTTAGGCTATTCTTCCGCAGCGAAAGAAGCTGTCGCATTTGCGATTTTAGCAAATGAAACGTATCATCGTAATCCGAGTAATGTGCCAAGCGCAACAGGTGCAAAGCAATCTGTAGTTTTAGGGAATATAACATTCCCTCCAATATGAAGAAAATGAGGCGAACATATATGAAGTATATGATTGGAGTAGATGGTGGGGGAACGAAGACAGAAGCAATTGCATTTAATCAAGACGGAAACGAAGTTGTACGAGGTATGAGTGGGTTTGGAAACATATTAATAGATTATGAAAAAGCAGTTTCGCATATTATGGAGGCGATCGATCAATGCAAGAAAGCTTTAATAGATGGGCACTGCGTTTGTATTTGTTTAGGATTAGCGGGTATAAGTGGAGCGAATACAAATGAATTAACATTACGTCTAAAAAATAAGTACGGAACACAAATTGAAGCTTTTAATGATGCAATGATTGCACATGCAGCTGCTTTAAAAGGGAAAGATGGAATTTTAACAATTGGCGGTACAGGCGCGATTTGTCTTGGAAAGAAAGGAGAAGTGTACGAATATAGCGGTGGATGGGGACATATTTTAGGAGATGAAGGAAGCGGGTATTGGATTGCGTTACAGGGTTTAAAGAGAATGGCAAATCAATTTGATCAAGGAGTTGCACTTTGCCCATTAAGCTTAAGTATTCAAGACGAGTTTCAACTTTTGACATCGTCACACATAAAAAGACTAGTATACACCTCTTCAAAAGATAAAGTTGCAGCAATTGCACCATTCATTATTGAGGAAGCGAGAAATGGGAATGATGATGCACATAAAATTATCCTGCAAGCGGCTACGGAATTAACGAGAATTACGGTGAATATTTATAATAAGATGCAGTTTGATTTATCCACTCCAATTGCAGTAAGTGGAAGCATATTACGTTTCGTTCCTGAAATATATACTGAATTTAAGAAATGCTGTGAGAAAAGTATAGGGGAAGTTACATTTGTATCACAATCAGAACCAGCAGTGAAAGGGACTTATTATTTAATGAAGAATATATATTTTAAAAAATAGCTGCATGAGAATTTTTGTATGATTTGTAAAAATATGATGTTAAGATGTATAAAGGGATGTAGATAAAAAGTACAATATACATAGTCATTGAATATTGTATAAGTACTCTCATGTAGAAAGTGAATGATTACATGATTAATAGTATGCAATTTTTGTATTTGGTCGCTTCTTATTTATTTGGAAACATATTGACCGCTTATATAGTAACGAAATGGAGACATAACGTTGATATTCGGAATGAAGGAAGCGGGAATCCTGGCGCAAGAAATATGGGGCGTGTATATGGAAAAGGATATTTTGTCGCTACATTTTTAGGTGATGCGATTAAAGGGGCAATTGTAGTTTCTATTGCAAAATACCTTTTTGAAGATTTTACATTTGTAATGTTAGCTTTACTGGCTGTTTTACTTGGACATATTTATCCAATTTTATTTAAAGGCAAGGGCGGTAAAGGGATTTCAACATTTATTGGAGGGTTAATCGCTTTTGATTATTTGATAGCGCTTACTCTAATAGGCGTTTTTATTGTATTTTATTTAATATTTAAAGGATTTACTAAGCCAGGATTAATTACAATCGCTTGTTTACCAATTTGCATGATTTTTTATTCTTACTCTATTGTTACGACTATTTTAAGTGCTCTTATAATTGTACTTATTTTATATGTAAATCGAGAATGAAATGAGCTTTTAATAAGTGGAGTTAATCTCCACTTATAATTTTTATTAAGTAGATAGTGAGGATAAGTAGAGAGATAAAGGGGATAGGACATGGGGTTAATTTATAAAGTTGCTGATCAAGATTGGGAATTTGAAAGTATACATAAATTGAACTATAAAACATTTGTAGAAGAGATTCCGCAACATGAAGAAACGAAAGAACGTTTTCGTATAGATCGTTTTCATGAAGAAAATACATATTTAATTTGTTTAGATGAGGATAAGTTAGTGGGGATGGTTGCGTTGCGAGGAAAACGACCATTCTCATTAGATCATAAAATTTCAAATTTAGGTTTTTACTTGCAAGAACATGGAGAAAACGTATATGAAATTCGTTTACTTTCAGTAGAACGTGAATATCGAAATGGAAGAGCGTTGTTAGGTTTAATTCGCTTTTT
This genomic interval from Bacillus cereus contains the following:
- the anmK gene encoding anhydro-N-acetylmuramic acid kinase AnmK, which produces MYIVGIMSGTSLDGIDVALVYIEGSGVDSKIELIHFTTVPFCHDIKNEIQQSLSIENSNVQLICSLNFKLGLCFANAVKEVCKEVNLSLKQLGLIGCHGQTIYHQPKQDDNMIPSTLQIGEPAVIAYETNTTVISNFRTMDMAAGGQGAPLVPYSEIILYRHPTKNRLLQNIGGIRNVTVIPSHLSDKSVIAFDTGPGNMVIDEVCQRLFQLLYDQNGRIAKQGVVVDEILTYCMNHPFLKMNPPKSTGREQFGEEFVSELLKRYEKHSKENILTTVTMFTASSIVHHYKEFILPYYEIDEVILGGGGSYNDTLVEMVRNGLKEEKCAICIQEDLGYSSAAKEAVAFAILANETYHRNPSNVPSATGAKQSVVLGNITFPPI
- the plsY gene encoding glycerol-3-phosphate 1-O-acyltransferase PlsY; translated protein: MINSMQFLYLVASYLFGNILTAYIVTKWRHNVDIRNEGSGNPGARNMGRVYGKGYFVATFLGDAIKGAIVVSIAKYLFEDFTFVMLALLAVLLGHIYPILFKGKGGKGISTFIGGLIAFDYLIALTLIGVFIVFYLIFKGFTKPGLITIACLPICMIFYSYSIVTTILSALIIVLILYVNRE
- a CDS encoding BadF/BadG/BcrA/BcrD ATPase family protein, producing the protein MKYMIGVDGGGTKTEAIAFNQDGNEVVRGMSGFGNILIDYEKAVSHIMEAIDQCKKALIDGHCVCICLGLAGISGANTNELTLRLKNKYGTQIEAFNDAMIAHAAALKGKDGILTIGGTGAICLGKKGEVYEYSGGWGHILGDEGSGYWIALQGLKRMANQFDQGVALCPLSLSIQDEFQLLTSSHIKRLVYTSSKDKVAAIAPFIIEEARNGNDDAHKIILQAATELTRITVNIYNKMQFDLSTPIAVSGSILRFVPEIYTEFKKCCEKSIGEVTFVSQSEPAVKGTYYLMKNIYFKK